CCGCACTCACAGGCTTCTCCAAACTTGCGGGGCTCCACTCCGGCTGGCCCGCCTCGATGCGGGTTTGGATCGCGGCATTCTCTTCGCGCAGCTCGCGAAGAACTTCGTAGAACTCATCCGAGGTTCCCAGCTTCGCGATCTCGCGGATCAGGTTGCGCTCCTCGAGCTTGACCTCGTCTAGCCGGCGCCGGTCAGCAGCCAGCGTGCGGTGGGACTCTTCGAACCGAGACTGGGCCAACCGCAGGCTCCGGCGCGCTACTTCTTCGACGATCTCCGGCACCAAAATCTGGGTTCGGATCGTTCCCAATACTCGGGCTTCCAACTCGCCCGGCTTGATGCAGCGCTCCGCAGAGCAGATCTTCGGGCCGCGCTTGTGTCGCCACCCGCACCCATACTTACCTCCGCCTACGATGTGGACCGGGCCGCCGCACAAGCCGCATTGGAGCAGTCCCGACAGGAGTTGAACCGGGCGCCGCCCCGAGACGGAGCTGCCGCCAACGAGTGTGCCGTCCGTTCGTCTCGGCAGAGTTCGAAATTCGGATTATCGACGCAGCCTCGATAATCCGAATTTCGAGCTATGCCACGAACGGCAGCCCCACCAATACGCCCAGTCCACCTGACTCGCTTCGGTTGAATCGCCTCCCCGCTTCGTGATCCCGCCTGGATTGCCGGGGACTTCGGTTATTGGAATAATGGAGTAATACTACTCAGAACTCGACACCGCCAACTCGAGCTTCGGCGGGCCATGGACGACCCTCACGTCTGCTCGAAGGACGTAGCGCAAATCATCGAGGACAAAGCATGTCCAGACGCATCGTCACAGGCAATGACAACGACAGCAAATCGCACGTCGTGAGCGACGGTCCGGCGATGGACTTCGGTACGCTGACTGAACTCTGGGCTACAGACGGTTCACCCGCCGACTTCGGTAGCGACGACGCGGTGGACGGGCGTAGAGTGAAGCTGGAGCCGCCCGAGAACGGCACGGTTTTTCGCTTCTTCAGAGTCGAACCCGAAGACCGCGGACAGAGCCGTGAAGAACTGAGTCACCAAGTAGCGGCATCATTCGAAGTGGTCGGTGCCGCTCACTGCCGCCCCGACACCAGCCTCCACCCCCGTATGCACAAGACGAGCACCGTCGACTACGTGGTCCTGCTGCGCGGCGAGGTCACGCTGCTACTGGACAACGACCAAGTGGATCTCTTGCCCTTCGATGTCGTGATTCAGCGCGGAACAAACCACGCCTGGATCAACAAGGGCACGGAAACGGCGGAACTGGTGGGGATTCTTGTCGACGCGAAAACACGTTAGACGATTCTCCACGGGCTGCGTCATCAACTACCGAGACATCCGCGACCCGTCAGTAAGAGCAGTCCCGTCGACGACTCCGACGATCCCGGATTTACCGTATCGTTGCCGATGTTCGTCTGAGCGGCACGACATCTAGCTACTCGATCAAGCGACAAACCGCAGTCGGACCAAAATAGCCGCCCCACCTGACTCGCTTCGGTCAAAGCGCCTCCCCGCTACCAGATAGAAACGCCCGGAGGCTTTCGGCTTCCGGGCGTTTTCTGTTCGGGCCACCGTTGGAGTCATTCGCCCTTGAGCTTCGACCCTGCGAGCACATTCAGGCTGCGAAGTTGAGGGCCGGGGTTCGAATACTTCCCGGGAGGCCACTATCCGAGCCCGGGGGAGTTGTGAGCCCGGGCCAGACCGTCTCCCGTCGATCCCGAGTCGGCGAACTCGCCTCGATGAGTCAGGGGGCCGGAGCTGCTTGGCAAGCTGGCAACCCGTGAACCGAAAAGTCGCCCCTACTCTTGCTCCCTCCGCGCTTAGTCGACAGAATACTCGACCTTGGACTCGAGGTGCGGAT
The window above is part of the Myxococcales bacterium genome. Proteins encoded here:
- a CDS encoding cupin domain-containing protein, translated to MSRRIVTGNDNDSKSHVVSDGPAMDFGTLTELWATDGSPADFGSDDAVDGRRVKLEPPENGTVFRFFRVEPEDRGQSREELSHQVAASFEVVGAAHCRPDTSLHPRMHKTSTVDYVVLLRGEVTLLLDNDQVDLLPFDVVIQRGTNHAWINKGTETAELVGILVDAKTR